From a single Nissabacter sp. SGAir0207 genomic region:
- a CDS encoding glycoside hydrolase family 105 protein has translation MNVFPVKHSELLRQPDYFITRDEVRRLIHQVADNLIHIEDKTGEFLLRLDDGRVIDTKGWAGWEWTHGIGLYGIYKYYQQTNDPQALAIIDDWFAARLQEPMPTKNVNTVCPFLTLAFRYEETRNQSWLPYLEAWAEWVMYEMPRTEKGGLQHIVYNNENHQQLWDDTLMMSVLPLAKIGKLLNRPEYVEEAKFQFLTHVQYLMDRQSGLWFHGWTFEGNHNFAQARWARGNSWLTVAIPDFLEMVDLPEHDATRRFLIQVLESQIAALQQYQDASGLWHTLLDDPNSYLEASATAGFAYGIMKAVRKRYVGKQYAEMGLRAAQGVVRHINDQGELTQVSFGTAMGNDLDFYREIPLTSMPYGQAMAILCLSEYLRVYL, from the coding sequence ATGAACGTATTTCCCGTCAAACATAGTGAACTGCTGCGCCAGCCCGACTACTTTATCACCCGTGACGAGGTGCGCCGGTTGATCCACCAGGTGGCGGACAACTTGATCCATATCGAGGACAAGACCGGCGAGTTCCTGCTGCGGCTGGATGACGGGCGGGTGATTGATACCAAGGGCTGGGCGGGCTGGGAGTGGACGCACGGCATCGGGCTGTATGGCATCTACAAATATTACCAGCAGACCAATGACCCGCAGGCGCTCGCCATCATTGATGACTGGTTTGCCGCGCGTCTGCAGGAGCCAATGCCGACCAAAAACGTCAACACCGTCTGCCCGTTCCTGACGCTGGCTTTCCGCTATGAAGAGACGCGCAACCAGAGCTGGCTGCCCTATCTGGAGGCGTGGGCCGAGTGGGTGATGTATGAGATGCCGCGCACTGAGAAGGGCGGCCTGCAACATATCGTCTACAACAATGAGAACCACCAGCAGCTGTGGGATGACACCCTGATGATGAGCGTGCTGCCGCTGGCGAAGATTGGCAAGCTGCTCAATCGGCCGGAGTACGTGGAAGAGGCGAAATTCCAGTTCCTGACCCATGTCCAGTACCTGATGGATCGCCAGAGCGGCCTCTGGTTCCACGGCTGGACCTTTGAGGGCAACCACAACTTTGCGCAGGCACGCTGGGCGCGCGGCAATAGCTGGCTGACCGTCGCCATCCCGGACTTCCTGGAGATGGTGGATCTGCCCGAGCACGATGCCACCCGCCGCTTCCTGATCCAGGTGCTGGAGAGCCAGATCGCCGCGCTGCAACAGTATCAGGATGCCTCCGGCCTGTGGCACACCCTGCTGGATGACCCGAACTCCTATCTGGAAGCCTCTGCCACCGCTGGCTTTGCCTACGGCATTATGAAGGCGGTGCGCAAGCGCTACGTTGGCAAGCAGTATGCGGAGATGGGGCTGCGCGCCGCACAGGGGGTGGTGCGCCACATCAACGATCAGGGCGAGCTGACCCAAGTCTCCTTTGGCACCGCGATGGGCAATGACCTCGACTTCTATCGCGAGATCCCGCTGACTTCCATGCCCTATGGGCAGGCGATGGCGATCCTCTGCCTCTCCGAGTATCTGCGCGTCTATCTCTAA
- a CDS encoding riboflavin synthase subunit alpha, whose translation MFTGIVQGTAPLVAIDEKPNFRTHVVQLPPELLPGLELGASVSHNGCCLTVTAIEGDRVSFDLIKETLRLTNLGALKVGDLVNLERAAKFNDEIGGHLMSGHIICTAEISKILTSENNRQVWFRIAHEEYMKYILHKGYIGIDGISLTIGEVVKNRFCVHLIPETLERTTLGKKRLGDTVNIEIDPQTQAVVDTVERVLASREAAMAAAKAIGENLAQADADAADEDPAKA comes from the coding sequence ATGTTCACCGGTATTGTACAGGGCACCGCGCCGCTGGTTGCCATTGATGAAAAACCGAACTTCCGTACCCACGTGGTGCAGCTCCCGCCGGAGTTGTTGCCGGGCCTGGAGCTGGGCGCCTCGGTGTCCCATAACGGCTGCTGCCTGACCGTCACGGCCATTGAGGGCGACCGCGTCAGCTTTGACCTGATCAAAGAGACGCTGCGCCTGACCAACCTGGGGGCGCTGAAGGTGGGCGATCTGGTCAACCTGGAGCGGGCGGCGAAGTTCAACGATGAGATTGGTGGGCACCTGATGTCCGGCCATATCATCTGCACTGCCGAGATCAGCAAAATCCTCACCTCTGAGAACAACCGTCAGGTGTGGTTCCGCATCGCCCACGAGGAGTACATGAAGTACATCCTGCATAAGGGCTACATCGGCATTGATGGCATTAGCCTGACCATCGGCGAAGTGGTGAAGAACCGCTTCTGCGTGCACCTGATCCCGGAGACGCTGGAGCGCACCACGCTCGGCAAAAAGCGTCTGGGGGACACGGTCAACATTGAGATTGACCCGCAGACTCAGGCGGTGGTGGACACCGTGGAGCGCGTGCTTGCCAGCCGCGAGGCCGCGATGGCGGCCGCCAAGGCCATCGGCGAGAATCTGGCGCAGGCCGATGCCGATGCGGCTGACGAGGATCCGGCGAAAGCCTGA
- a CDS encoding MATE family efflux transporter — translation MQKYLIEARSLLALAIPVIIAQISQTAMGFVDTIMAGAVSATDMAAVALGTSIWLPTILFGHGILLALTPVVAQLNGAGRRAHIAHQVRQGFWLAGGLSLLVIGVLWHSDQLIGLMDNVDPALEAKAIGYLHAIMWGAPGYLFFQVLRNQCEGLSRTQPGMVFGFIGLLVNIPVNYIFIYGKFGAPALGGVGCGVATGTVYWVMFLLMSAYVKRAYWLHDIRLQGAFDKPDWAVLRRLTQLGLPIALALFFEVTLFAVVALLVSPLGIVSVAGHQIALNFSSMMFMLPLSIGVAATIRVGHRLGEGSAEGARTAALSGLSVGVAVAVCTAIFTVLMRERIALLYNENPAVVAMASQLMLLAALYQISDSLQVIGSGVLRGYKDTRAIFFITFVAYWVLGLPSGYLLALTDVLVPRMGPSGFWCGFIIGLTFAALMVMLRIRWLQRQPTEQILKRAAH, via the coding sequence GTGCAGAAGTATCTGATCGAAGCGCGCAGCTTGTTGGCCCTCGCCATTCCGGTAATCATTGCGCAAATCTCCCAGACCGCGATGGGGTTTGTCGATACCATCATGGCGGGCGCCGTCAGCGCCACCGACATGGCCGCCGTGGCGCTCGGCACCTCCATCTGGCTGCCCACCATCCTATTCGGCCACGGCATCCTGCTGGCGCTGACGCCGGTAGTGGCGCAACTCAACGGCGCGGGGCGGCGTGCCCACATCGCCCACCAAGTGCGCCAGGGCTTCTGGCTGGCGGGCGGCCTATCGCTGCTGGTGATTGGGGTGCTGTGGCACAGCGACCAATTGATCGGGCTGATGGACAATGTTGACCCGGCGCTGGAGGCGAAGGCGATCGGCTACCTGCACGCCATTATGTGGGGCGCGCCCGGCTACCTCTTCTTCCAGGTGTTGCGCAACCAATGCGAGGGGCTGTCGCGCACCCAGCCCGGCATGGTGTTCGGCTTCATTGGCCTGCTGGTCAACATCCCGGTGAACTACATCTTCATCTATGGCAAGTTTGGCGCACCGGCGCTGGGCGGCGTGGGCTGCGGCGTGGCCACCGGTACCGTCTACTGGGTGATGTTCCTGCTGATGAGCGCCTATGTGAAGCGCGCCTACTGGCTGCATGACATCCGCTTGCAGGGCGCGTTTGACAAGCCGGACTGGGCGGTGCTGCGCCGCCTGACGCAGCTCGGTTTGCCGATCGCTCTGGCGCTGTTTTTCGAGGTAACGCTGTTCGCGGTGGTCGCGCTGCTGGTGTCGCCGCTGGGGATTGTGTCGGTGGCTGGCCACCAGATTGCCCTGAACTTCAGCTCGATGATGTTCATGCTGCCGCTCTCCATTGGCGTGGCGGCGACCATCCGTGTCGGCCACCGGCTGGGGGAGGGATCGGCGGAAGGCGCGCGCACCGCCGCCCTCTCTGGCCTGAGCGTTGGTGTGGCGGTGGCGGTCTGCACCGCCATCTTTACCGTGCTGATGCGCGAGCGTATCGCCCTGCTCTACAATGAGAACCCGGCGGTGGTGGCGATGGCCAGCCAGCTAATGCTGCTGGCGGCGCTCTACCAGATCTCCGACTCGCTGCAGGTGATTGGCTCTGGCGTGCTGCGCGGCTATAAAGATACCCGCGCCATCTTCTTTATTACCTTTGTCGCCTACTGGGTGCTGGGGCTGCCAAGCGGCTACCTGTTGGCGCTGACCGATGTGCTGGTGCCACGCATGGGGCCGAGCGGATTCTGGTGTGGCTTTATCATCGGCCTGACCTTCGCGGCACTGATGGTGATGCTGCGGATACGCTGGCTGCAACGCCAGCCGACTGAGCAGATCCTGAAGCGCGCCGCCCATTAA
- the pykF gene encoding pyruvate kinase PykF, protein MKKTKIVCTIGPKTESEEMLTKLLDAGMNVMRLNFSHGNYEEHGQRISNLRAVMEKSGKKAAILLDTKGPEIRTMKLEGGKDASLVAGQTFTFTTDQGVIGNHERVAVTYSGFASDLKIGNTVLVDDGLIGMEVVEVTESEVICKVLNNGDLGENKGVNLPGVSIQLPALAEKDKRDLIFGCEQGVDFVAASFIRKRSDVLEIREHLKAHGGEHIQIISKIENQEGLNNFDEILEASDGIMVARGDLGVEIPVEEVIFAQKMMIEKCNRARKVVITATQMLDSMIKNPRPTRAEAGDVANAIIDGTDAVMLSGESAKGKYPLEAVTIMATICERTDRVMQSRIDVLNDSRKLRITEAVCRGAVETAEKLDAPLIVVATSGGKSAKAVRKYFPHATILALTTNETTARQLILTKGVITRIVKEIASTDDFYRIGKEAALESGLAQKGDVVVMVSGALVPSGTTNTASVHVL, encoded by the coding sequence ATGAAAAAGACCAAAATTGTTTGTACTATCGGCCCGAAAACAGAATCTGAAGAGATGCTGACCAAGCTGCTGGATGCCGGCATGAACGTAATGCGTCTGAACTTCTCCCACGGCAACTATGAGGAGCATGGCCAGCGCATCAGCAACCTGCGCGCTGTCATGGAAAAGAGCGGCAAGAAGGCAGCCATCCTGCTGGATACCAAGGGCCCGGAGATCCGCACCATGAAACTGGAGGGCGGCAAAGACGCCTCTCTGGTGGCGGGTCAGACCTTCACTTTCACCACCGATCAGGGCGTGATTGGCAACCATGAGCGCGTCGCCGTGACCTACTCCGGTTTTGCCTCTGACCTGAAAATCGGCAACACCGTGCTGGTGGACGATGGCCTGATCGGCATGGAAGTGGTCGAGGTTACCGAATCTGAGGTGATCTGTAAGGTGCTGAACAACGGCGACCTGGGCGAGAACAAAGGCGTGAACCTGCCGGGCGTCTCCATCCAGCTGCCAGCACTGGCGGAAAAAGACAAACGCGACCTGATTTTTGGTTGCGAGCAGGGCGTCGACTTCGTCGCGGCCTCATTTATCCGCAAACGCTCTGACGTCCTCGAGATCCGTGAGCACCTGAAAGCCCACGGCGGCGAGCACATCCAGATCATCTCCAAAATCGAGAACCAGGAAGGCCTGAACAACTTCGACGAGATCCTGGAAGCCTCTGACGGCATCATGGTTGCCCGTGGCGACCTGGGCGTGGAGATCCCGGTGGAAGAGGTGATCTTCGCCCAGAAGATGATGATTGAGAAGTGCAACCGCGCACGTAAAGTGGTCATCACCGCGACCCAGATGCTGGACTCCATGATCAAAAACCCGCGTCCGACCCGTGCGGAAGCAGGCGACGTGGCAAACGCCATCATCGATGGCACCGATGCGGTGATGCTCTCCGGCGAAAGCGCCAAGGGCAAGTACCCGCTGGAAGCCGTGACCATCATGGCAACCATCTGTGAGCGTACTGACCGTGTGATGCAGAGCCGCATCGACGTGCTGAATGACAGCCGCAAGCTGCGCATCACTGAAGCGGTCTGCCGCGGTGCGGTAGAGACAGCTGAAAAGCTGGATGCCCCGTTGATCGTGGTTGCTACCAGCGGCGGCAAGTCCGCCAAAGCCGTGCGTAAGTACTTCCCGCATGCCACCATTCTGGCACTGACCACCAATGAAACCACGGCTCGTCAGCTGATCCTGACCAAGGGCGTGATCACCCGTATCGTGAAAGAGATTGCCTCAACCGACGACTTCTACCGTATTGGTAAGGAAGCGGCGCTGGAGAGCGGCCTGGCACAGAAAGGGGATGTCGTGGTCATGGTCTCTGGCGCACTGGTGCCGAGCGGCACCACCAACACTGCGTCGGTACACGTGCTGTAA
- a CDS encoding major outer membrane lipoprotein, with the protein MNRTKLVLGAVILGSTLLAGCSSNAKIDQLSSDVQTLNAKVDQLSNDVNAIRSDVQAAKDDAARANQRLDNQAHAYKK; encoded by the coding sequence ATGAATCGCACTAAACTGGTACTGGGCGCTGTTATCCTGGGTTCCACTCTGCTGGCAGGCTGCTCCAGCAACGCTAAAATCGACCAACTGTCTTCCGACGTTCAGACTCTGAACGCGAAAGTTGACCAGCTGAGCAACGACGTGAACGCAATCCGTTCTGACGTTCAGGCTGCTAAAGATGACGCAGCACGCGCTAACCAGCGTCTGGACAACCAAGCTCACGCTTACAAAAAGTAA
- a CDS encoding L,D-transpeptidase family protein yields the protein MNRVTSLLLGTTLWLLACTLAKATDYPLPPDNSRLIGENITYTVPNDGHSLETIAAEFKIGLLAMLEANPGTDPWLPTPGSVLTIPTQMLLPDTPREGIVINLAELRLYYYPKGENRVVVYPIGIGQLGRNTPTMVTSVIQKVPNPTWTPTANIRKHYLAQGVTLPAVVPAGPDNPMGLFALRLASGGGVYLIHGTNANFGIGMRVSSGCIRLRADDIEALFNSVPKGTRVQVINQPIKFAVEPDGKRYMEVHQPLSRTDADDPQTMPIVPVKAVKTFIHDPSTDAQVVEQVIARRSGMPVLVNNGMPVDAVVPELPMPQSAAHQSPVTDLTTPESVQ from the coding sequence ATGAATAGAGTGACCTCACTACTCCTCGGCACCACCCTCTGGCTGTTGGCCTGTACCCTTGCCAAAGCCACCGATTACCCTCTGCCACCGGATAACAGCCGGTTGATTGGCGAGAACATTACCTACACCGTACCCAATGATGGCCACTCGCTGGAGACCATCGCCGCCGAGTTCAAGATTGGCCTGCTGGCGATGCTGGAGGCCAACCCCGGCACCGACCCCTGGCTGCCTACCCCCGGCTCGGTGCTGACCATCCCCACCCAGATGCTGCTGCCTGATACGCCCCGCGAAGGCATCGTCATCAATCTCGCTGAGCTGCGCCTCTACTACTACCCGAAAGGGGAAAATCGCGTGGTGGTCTACCCGATAGGCATTGGCCAGCTGGGACGCAATACGCCGACGATGGTGACGTCGGTGATCCAGAAGGTGCCCAATCCCACCTGGACACCCACTGCCAATATCCGCAAGCACTACCTGGCACAGGGCGTCACCTTGCCAGCGGTGGTGCCTGCCGGGCCAGATAACCCGATGGGGCTGTTTGCGCTGCGTCTGGCGTCCGGGGGCGGCGTCTACCTGATCCACGGCACCAACGCCAATTTCGGCATTGGGATGCGCGTCAGTTCCGGCTGTATCCGGTTGCGGGCGGATGACATTGAGGCGCTGTTCAACAGCGTACCCAAAGGGACGCGCGTGCAGGTCATCAACCAACCGATCAAATTCGCGGTAGAGCCGGACGGCAAGCGCTATATGGAGGTGCACCAGCCCCTGTCACGCACTGACGCAGACGATCCGCAAACCATGCCGATTGTGCCCGTCAAGGCGGTGAAGACCTTTATCCATGATCCCTCAACGGATGCCCAAGTGGTGGAACAGGTGATTGCGCGGCGTTCGGGTATGCCGGTATTGGTGAATAATGGGATGCCCGTGGATGCGGTGGTGCCAGAGTTGCCGATGCCGCAGAGTGCAGCGCATCAATCGCCGGTGACTGACCTGACGACGCCGGAGAGCGTACAGTAA
- the sufE gene encoding cysteine desulfuration protein SufE, which yields MATLPDKQKLLRNFSRCANWEEKYLYVIELGAKLPALSDELRQDRYRISGCQSQVWIAMEQVDGRVVFQGDSDAAIVKGLLTIVFILYGNMTPEEIVALDVRPFFAELELSQHLTPSRSQGLEAMIRAIRANAAELS from the coding sequence ATGGCGACGCTGCCAGATAAACAGAAATTGCTGCGCAACTTCTCCCGTTGCGCAAATTGGGAAGAGAAGTACCTGTATGTCATCGAGCTGGGGGCCAAATTGCCGGCGCTCAGCGATGAACTGCGTCAGGACCGCTACCGCATCTCTGGCTGCCAGAGCCAGGTGTGGATTGCGATGGAGCAGGTGGATGGCCGGGTGGTTTTCCAGGGCGATAGCGATGCCGCGATCGTCAAGGGGCTGCTGACCATTGTCTTCATTCTTTATGGCAATATGACGCCAGAAGAGATTGTCGCGCTGGACGTCCGCCCCTTCTTTGCCGAGCTGGAGTTGAGCCAGCACCTGACGCCTTCCCGCTCACAAGGGCTGGAGGCGATGATCCGCGCCATCCGTGCCAACGCCGCAGAGCTGAGCTAG
- the sufS gene encoding cysteine desulfurase SufS, giving the protein MSYPIERIRQDFPLLAREVNGQPLAYLDSAASAQKPEQVIAREAEFYRHGYAAVHRGIHTLSAEATEQMEGVRAQVARFINAATPEEIVFVKGTTEGINLVANSFGNAFLQPGDRIIISEMEHHANIVPWQMLAKARSLHIDVWPITPEGELQPGMLEQLITPQTKLLALTQVSNVLGTINPLEQIIPQAKAAGLKVLVDGAQAVMHQKVDVQALDCDFYVFSGHKLYGPSGIGILYGKADLLEQMPPWEGGGSMIREVSFTEGTTFVAAPWRFEAGSPNTAGMMGLGAAIDYVESVGLDAIHQYETSLMSYALEAMAQVPDITLYGPATRTGVIPFNLGKHHAYDVGSFLDQYGIAIRTGHHCAMPLMAYYQVPAMCRASLAMYNTREEVDRLVAGLQRIHRLLG; this is encoded by the coding sequence ATGAGTTATCCGATTGAACGGATCCGGCAGGATTTCCCGCTGCTGGCGCGTGAGGTGAATGGCCAGCCGCTGGCCTACCTCGACAGCGCCGCCAGCGCCCAGAAGCCGGAGCAGGTCATTGCCCGTGAGGCGGAGTTCTATCGTCATGGCTATGCCGCGGTTCACCGCGGCATCCATACGCTGAGCGCCGAAGCCACCGAGCAGATGGAGGGCGTGCGCGCCCAGGTGGCGCGTTTCATCAACGCCGCCACTCCCGAGGAGATTGTCTTTGTCAAAGGCACCACCGAAGGCATCAATCTGGTGGCCAACAGCTTTGGCAATGCCTTCCTGCAACCGGGCGATCGCATCATCATCAGCGAGATGGAGCACCACGCCAACATCGTGCCGTGGCAGATGCTGGCAAAGGCGCGCTCCCTGCACATTGACGTCTGGCCCATTACCCCGGAAGGTGAACTGCAACCGGGAATGCTGGAGCAGCTGATCACGCCGCAGACCAAGCTGCTGGCGCTGACCCAGGTCTCCAACGTGCTGGGCACCATCAACCCACTGGAGCAGATCATCCCGCAAGCCAAGGCCGCGGGCCTGAAGGTGCTGGTGGATGGTGCTCAGGCCGTGATGCACCAGAAAGTGGACGTACAGGCGCTGGATTGCGACTTCTATGTCTTCTCTGGCCACAAGCTGTATGGGCCGTCGGGCATTGGCATCCTCTACGGCAAGGCCGATCTGCTGGAGCAGATGCCGCCGTGGGAAGGGGGCGGGTCGATGATCCGCGAAGTGAGCTTCACCGAGGGCACCACTTTTGTGGCCGCACCGTGGCGCTTTGAGGCCGGTTCGCCCAATACGGCTGGCATGATGGGGCTGGGCGCCGCCATCGACTATGTGGAGTCGGTGGGTCTGGATGCCATTCATCAGTATGAAACCTCCCTGATGAGCTACGCGCTGGAAGCGATGGCACAGGTGCCGGACATCACGTTGTATGGCCCTGCCACCCGCACCGGGGTGATCCCGTTCAATCTGGGCAAGCACCACGCCTATGACGTCGGCAGTTTCCTCGATCAGTACGGCATCGCCATCCGTACCGGCCACCACTGCGCCATGCCGCTGATGGCCTACTACCAGGTGCCGGCGATGTGCCGTGCCTCGCTGGCGATGTACAATACCCGCGAAGAGGTTGATCGTTTAGTCGCTGGTCTACAGCGCATCCACCGGCTGCTGGGCTGA
- the sufD gene encoding Fe-S cluster assembly protein SufD, with amino-acid sequence MAGLPSKSDAPQAGSPRAMQQLYRLFESRGGEHSAHAHTHWQQVMRLGFPHPKMENWKYTPVSPLLGKQFFAPESQSLSRADCDQQALPIDAYRLVFVDGEFNAELSDSETGRFVVETLTPSMHTALPAPVQSEVFLHLTESLAHQPRLIRLAAGQQAEKPLYLLHISSGRAQQSEINTVHHRYHLEIGRGAEAEVIEHYISLDEHGHFTGARLTAEVGDNAVLRHVKLAFESQSSYHLAHNDLVVGRDAQVSSHSFLLGAGLCRHNTSAQLNGENSNLSINSLILPVDDEICDTRTYLEHNQGYCQSRQMHKVIVHDRAKAVFNGMIKVAQHALKTDGQMTNNNLLLSKQAEVDTKPQLEIYADDVKCSHGATVGRIDDEQLFYLRSRGIAGDAAQEMIIFAFAAELTEALEDEALRETVLTRIAGRLRGGQR; translated from the coding sequence ATGGCTGGCTTACCGAGCAAGAGTGATGCACCCCAGGCCGGTAGCCCACGTGCCATGCAGCAACTTTACCGGCTGTTTGAGAGCCGCGGCGGCGAGCACTCCGCCCACGCCCATACTCATTGGCAGCAGGTAATGCGCCTCGGGTTCCCGCACCCGAAGATGGAAAACTGGAAATACACCCCGGTTTCCCCGCTACTGGGCAAGCAGTTCTTCGCGCCGGAGAGCCAGAGCCTCAGCCGCGCTGACTGCGACCAACAGGCACTGCCGATTGACGCCTACCGTCTGGTGTTTGTGGATGGCGAGTTCAATGCCGAGCTGAGCGACAGCGAGACCGGCCGCTTTGTGGTGGAAACCTTGACGCCGTCAATGCACACCGCGCTGCCAGCCCCGGTACAGTCCGAGGTGTTCCTGCACCTGACCGAAAGTCTGGCGCACCAGCCACGCCTGATCCGTCTGGCGGCGGGCCAGCAGGCGGAGAAGCCGCTCTACCTGCTGCACATCTCCAGCGGACGTGCACAGCAGAGCGAGATCAATACCGTCCATCACCGCTACCACCTGGAAATTGGCCGTGGCGCTGAGGCCGAGGTGATTGAGCACTACATCAGCCTGGATGAGCACGGCCACTTTACCGGCGCGCGCCTGACAGCGGAAGTGGGTGACAACGCGGTGCTGCGCCACGTCAAACTGGCGTTTGAGAGCCAGAGCAGCTACCACCTGGCGCACAACGATCTGGTGGTGGGCCGTGACGCGCAGGTGAGCAGCCACAGCTTCCTGTTGGGTGCTGGCCTCTGCCGCCACAACACCAGCGCGCAGCTGAACGGTGAGAACAGCAACCTGAGCATCAACAGCCTGATCCTGCCGGTGGATGACGAAATCTGCGACACCCGCACCTATCTGGAGCACAATCAGGGCTACTGCCAGAGCCGCCAGATGCACAAGGTGATTGTCCACGATCGCGCCAAGGCAGTATTCAACGGCATGATCAAGGTGGCACAGCACGCGCTGAAAACTGACGGCCAGATGACCAACAACAATCTGTTGTTGAGCAAGCAGGCGGAAGTGGACACCAAGCCGCAGCTGGAGATCTACGCGGATGACGTCAAGTGCAGCCACGGCGCGACTGTCGGCCGCATCGACGATGAGCAGCTCTTCTACCTGCGCTCGCGCGGCATTGCCGGCGACGCGGCGCAGGAGATGATTATCTTTGCCTTTGCCGCTGAACTGACAGAGGCGCTGGAGGACGAGGCGCTGCGCGAAACGGTTCTGACCCGTATCGCCGGCCGCCTGCGTGGAGGACAGCGATGA